A DNA window from Limnothrix sp. FACHB-406 contains the following coding sequences:
- a CDS encoding bifunctional acetate--CoA ligase family protein/GNAT family N-acetyltransferase encodes MTVASIALEVSPDRHPLDAIFVPRSVALIGATDREGSVGRTLLTNLLQNPFGGTVFPINPKRSNVLGVRAYPSIAEVPETVDLAVIATPAATVPDLIRDCGQAGVRGAIVLSAGFKEIGPAGIELEKRLLTEARRYNMRVVGPNCLGVMNPISGLNATFASAMARPGNVAFLSQSGAMCTAILDWSFREQVGFSSFVSIGSMLDVGWGDLIEYLGDDPRTHTIAIYMESVGDARAFLSAAREVALQKPIMVIKVGRTEAAAQAAASHTGSLSGSDAVLDAAFRRSGVLRVETIEDLFDMTEVLAKQPRPRGRKLIVLTNAGGPGVLAADEVVSGGGDLAELSPETIERLDQVLPPSWSRRNPIDILGDADPDRYSQALEIAAADPNGDGLLTILTPQAMTDPTQIAERLRPYAHCGKPILASWMGGSAVAAGEAILNQAGIFTLPYPDAATRVFNYMWRYSYNLRGLYETPNAVAGSFAAEPDRAAVTRIIQQAQAVGRNLLTEFEAKQILAAYGIPVVETRIATKLEEAVEIANDIGYPVALKLYSETITHKSDVGGVRLNLQNANEVRWAYLAIVAGVAIANRHKSPQTSSYTEEGDADPQRRVLTADFLGVTVQPMLKLDGYELILGSSVDPQFGPVLLFGLGGQLVEVFRDRALGLPPLNTTLARRMMEQTRIYKALQGVRGRAPVDLAALEQLLVRFSQLVVEQPWIKEIDINPLLAREAGQAVATGTTSSLIALDARVVLHPPMDPATLPRPAIRPYPIQYATPWTLRDGTTVNIRPIRPEDEPPLVRFHESLSEQTVYLRYFHALKLSQRISHERLSRICFIDYDREMALVAEGRDPSEEREILGVSRISKLHGSNEAEFAMLIRDRYQNQGLGTELLQRLVAIARDEKIDRLRGEILPNNAPMRHLCEKLGFQIQRAADITLAVLEL; translated from the coding sequence ATGACAGTTGCTTCCATCGCCCTTGAAGTCTCTCCCGATCGCCATCCTTTGGATGCAATTTTTGTGCCTCGGAGTGTGGCGCTGATTGGCGCAACCGATCGTGAAGGGAGTGTGGGGCGCACGCTTTTGACCAATTTGTTGCAAAACCCCTTTGGGGGCACGGTGTTTCCCATTAATCCCAAGCGATCGAACGTGTTGGGAGTCAGGGCCTATCCCTCGATCGCGGAAGTGCCCGAAACCGTGGATTTGGCGGTGATTGCCACCCCAGCGGCCACCGTTCCGGACTTGATTCGCGATTGTGGCCAGGCAGGGGTACGCGGGGCGATCGTCCTGTCTGCGGGCTTCAAGGAAATTGGCCCCGCTGGCATTGAACTAGAAAAACGACTCCTGACCGAAGCCCGCCGCTACAACATGCGGGTGGTGGGCCCCAACTGCTTGGGGGTAATGAATCCGATTTCCGGTTTGAACGCCACCTTTGCCAGCGCCATGGCCCGGCCGGGAAATGTGGCATTCCTGAGCCAAAGCGGGGCCATGTGTACGGCGATTTTGGATTGGAGCTTCCGGGAACAGGTGGGCTTCAGTTCCTTTGTGTCGATCGGGTCAATGCTGGATGTGGGCTGGGGCGACCTGATTGAATACCTGGGCGATGATCCCCGCACCCACACGATCGCTATTTACATGGAATCGGTGGGGGATGCGCGGGCCTTCCTGTCGGCAGCGCGAGAAGTGGCGCTGCAAAAACCGATCATGGTGATCAAGGTGGGACGCACGGAAGCGGCAGCCCAGGCGGCCGCCTCCCACACGGGATCGCTGTCGGGTAGTGACGCGGTGTTGGATGCGGCCTTCCGGCGATCGGGGGTGTTGCGCGTCGAGACGATCGAAGACCTGTTCGACATGACCGAAGTGCTGGCCAAGCAACCTCGCCCCCGGGGGCGCAAGTTGATTGTGCTGACCAATGCGGGCGGCCCTGGGGTGTTGGCGGCCGATGAGGTGGTTTCCGGCGGGGGCGACTTGGCCGAGCTGTCACCGGAGACGATCGAGCGGTTAGATCAAGTGTTGCCGCCCAGTTGGAGCCGCCGCAACCCGATCGACATTTTGGGAGATGCCGACCCCGATCGCTATTCCCAGGCCTTGGAAATCGCCGCCGCCGATCCCAACGGAGACGGGCTGCTGACCATCCTCACCCCCCAGGCCATGACCGATCCCACCCAAATTGCTGAGCGGCTGCGGCCCTATGCCCATTGCGGGAAGCCGATCTTGGCCAGTTGGATGGGCGGCTCGGCCGTGGCCGCTGGCGAGGCCATTTTGAACCAAGCGGGCATCTTCACCCTCCCCTACCCCGACGCGGCCACCCGGGTGTTCAACTACATGTGGCGCTACAGCTACAACCTGCGGGGACTGTATGAAACCCCCAATGCGGTCGCGGGTAGTTTTGCCGCCGAACCCGATCGAGCCGCCGTCACTCGGATCATTCAGCAAGCCCAAGCGGTGGGCCGCAATCTACTCACGGAATTTGAAGCCAAGCAAATCCTGGCCGCCTATGGAATTCCCGTGGTGGAAACCCGCATCGCCACCAAGCTCGAAGAGGCCGTGGAAATTGCCAACGACATTGGCTATCCCGTGGCCCTCAAGCTCTATTCCGAAACCATCACCCACAAGAGCGATGTGGGTGGTGTGCGGCTGAATTTGCAAAATGCTAATGAGGTGCGCTGGGCTTACCTGGCGATCGTGGCCGGCGTGGCGATCGCCAACCGTCACAAGTCCCCACAAACCAGCAGCTACACCGAAGAAGGGGATGCAGATCCCCAACGGCGCGTCCTCACAGCGGACTTTTTGGGGGTCACCGTGCAACCCATGCTCAAGTTAGATGGCTATGAGCTAATTCTGGGCAGTAGTGTGGATCCACAATTTGGCCCCGTGTTGCTGTTTGGGTTGGGCGGTCAGTTGGTGGAGGTGTTCCGCGATCGCGCCCTGGGCCTGCCCCCGCTCAACACCACCCTGGCCCGGCGGATGATGGAACAAACCCGGATTTACAAAGCCCTGCAAGGGGTACGCGGTCGGGCCCCCGTGGACTTGGCCGCCCTGGAGCAACTCCTGGTGCGTTTCAGCCAACTGGTGGTGGAACAGCCCTGGATTAAGGAAATTGACATCAATCCCCTCCTCGCCCGCGAGGCTGGCCAGGCCGTGGCCACCGGAACCACCAGTTCGCTGATTGCCCTGGATGCGAGGGTGGTGTTGCACCCGCCCATGGATCCGGCAACGTTGCCCCGGCCGGCCATCCGCCCTTATCCCATTCAATACGCGACCCCCTGGACCCTGCGCGACGGCACAACGGTCAATATTCGCCCCATTCGCCCGGAGGATGAACCGCCTTTGGTGCGTTTCCACGAGAGTTTGTCGGAACAAACGGTTTATCTGCGCTATTTCCACGCCCTGAAACTGAGCCAGCGGATTAGCCACGAGCGTCTGTCGCGGATTTGCTTCATTGACTACGATCGGGAAATGGCCCTGGTGGCGGAGGGGCGCGATCCCAGTGAAGAACGGGAAATTTTGGGAGTCAGCCGCATTAGCAAGCTGCATGGCTCCAATGAAGCGGAGTTTGCGATGCTCATTCGCGATCGCTACCAAAATCAAGGGCTAGGCACGGAACTTTTGCAGCGGTTGGTTGCCATTGCCCGCGACGAAAAGATCGATCGACTGCGGGGCGAAATTTTGCCCAACAACGCCCCTATGCGTCATCTGTGCGAAAAACTGGGTTTCCAAATCCAACGGGCCGCCGATATCACCTTGGCCGTGCTGGAACTTTGA
- a CDS encoding DUF4112 domain-containing protein has protein sequence MNRRSSAASTPIATSGVTPQFSSQDWQRLKRVRAIATLMDNAIELPIVRYRVGLDPVIGLLPIGGDLVSFLLSVYLVWESARLGTPPALLTRMTVNIALETLAGAVPALGDLVDVAWKANAQNLQLLEAHLHAPDRGPGRVSKRFVLLLIGGLLLLTIATASLSLWLLQLAWQTLVGA, from the coding sequence ATGAACCGCCGATCGTCCGCCGCTTCCACCCCGATCGCCACCTCCGGGGTCACACCGCAGTTTTCTAGCCAAGATTGGCAACGCTTGAAACGGGTTCGGGCGATCGCCACCCTGATGGACAACGCGATCGAACTGCCGATTGTGCGCTACCGGGTGGGCCTCGATCCCGTGATTGGCCTGCTCCCGATCGGGGGAGACCTGGTGAGTTTTTTGCTGTCGGTTTATCTGGTTTGGGAGTCGGCCCGCCTGGGCACACCGCCCGCCCTGCTCACCCGCATGACTGTGAATATTGCCTTGGAAACCCTGGCCGGCGCGGTTCCGGCCCTCGGGGATTTGGTGGATGTGGCCTGGAAGGCCAATGCCCAAAATTTGCAGTTGCTGGAAGCCCATTTGCACGCACCTGATCGGGGGCCGGGGCGCGTGTCCAAACGGTTTGTGTTGCTGTTGATTGGGGGCCTGCTGCTGCTGACGATCGCCACGGCCAGCCTCAGCCTGTGGTTGCTGCAACTGGCTTGGCAGACTCTCGTTGGTGCATAG
- a CDS encoding D-alanyl-D-alanine carboxypeptidase — MQGFIGTGLATLLTLSPGVDLLHQGAVTYLNRVGSSWFWGPNQAEPQAQATVQQYLDRLKAAGIDPAEQGLWFQANWRVLAQHQGDRPLSAASLTKVATSLAALETWDPNHQFITEIWADGPIAQGTLQGNLIVRGGGDPMFVWEEAIALGNALQQLGINRVTGDLVIEGRFEMNFLPDPEDPNPPGPALGGTLLRQGINEAAWSPLLTRVHGAMPPGTAKPQVVIAGTVRPALDALPSASPNQLPNATTTPGTTTPVAGRRLLIRHRSLPLLSLLKQMNLYSNNFMAETLARQMGGGVKVAQQLRSLTGLSETELRSLNGSGLGQGNAFSPRAITAIGIALERRLQVLGIPEGVAALLPMAGRDRGTIARRKMPAGSAVKTGSLFNVSALSGFLPTRDRGLVWFSIQNRSTKVNSLRAEQDKLLTDLQTQWGGPPQPVVIPPPIEPFLGDPSRNEPIQT; from the coding sequence GTGCAAGGATTCATCGGTACGGGACTCGCAACGCTGCTCACCCTCTCACCCGGGGTTGACTTGCTCCACCAGGGAGCCGTGACTTATCTGAATCGCGTTGGCAGCAGTTGGTTTTGGGGGCCAAACCAGGCAGAACCCCAAGCACAGGCAACGGTGCAGCAATATCTCGATCGCCTGAAGGCGGCCGGCATTGACCCCGCTGAACAGGGCCTTTGGTTCCAAGCCAACTGGCGCGTTTTGGCCCAACATCAGGGCGATCGCCCCCTCTCCGCCGCATCCTTGACCAAGGTGGCCACTTCCTTGGCGGCTTTGGAAACCTGGGATCCGAACCATCAATTCATCACGGAAATTTGGGCCGACGGGCCGATCGCCCAAGGAACCCTCCAGGGCAACTTAATTGTGCGCGGCGGTGGCGATCCGATGTTTGTTTGGGAAGAGGCGATCGCCCTTGGGAATGCGCTCCAGCAATTGGGCATCAACCGGGTAACCGGCGATCTGGTGATTGAAGGGCGCTTTGAGATGAACTTTTTGCCCGATCCAGAAGACCCTAACCCACCGGGGCCAGCCCTGGGCGGAACCTTACTGCGCCAAGGGATCAATGAAGCGGCTTGGTCGCCCTTGCTCACCCGTGTCCATGGAGCCATGCCCCCCGGCACAGCCAAGCCCCAGGTGGTGATTGCGGGAACGGTGCGGCCGGCGTTGGATGCCCTGCCCTCGGCTTCGCCCAACCAACTGCCCAACGCCACCACCACACCGGGCACGACCACGCCCGTAGCGGGCCGGCGCTTGTTGATTCGCCATCGATCGCTGCCGTTGCTGAGTTTGCTGAAGCAAATGAACCTCTACAGCAATAACTTCATGGCCGAAACCCTGGCCCGCCAGATGGGCGGCGGCGTGAAGGTGGCGCAACAGTTGCGATCGCTCACGGGTCTCTCAGAAACGGAATTGCGATCGCTCAATGGCTCCGGTTTGGGCCAGGGCAATGCTTTTTCTCCCAGGGCGATCACCGCGATCGGGATTGCTTTGGAACGGCGCTTGCAAGTGCTGGGCATTCCGGAGGGCGTTGCGGCCCTGTTGCCCATGGCCGGGCGCGATCGGGGAACCATTGCCCGGCGCAAAATGCCCGCCGGTTCCGCTGTCAAAACCGGCAGTTTGTTTAATGTCAGTGCCCTGTCTGGGTTTTTGCCCACGCGCGATCGGGGCTTGGTTTGGTTTTCAATCCAAAACCGCAGCACCAAAGTCAACAGCCTGCGGGCGGAGCAAGACAAACTCCTCACGGACTTACAAACCCAATGGGGTGGCCCACCGCAACCGGTAGTAATACCGCCCCCGATCGAGCCGTTTTTGGGCGACCCTAGCCGCAACGAACCCATCCAGACCTAG
- a CDS encoding glycosyltransferase, whose translation MPNPAISVIIPAYNAAATLSQTIASVLAQTDPDFEIVVVDDGSIDQTWDCLQAWAARDARVRPFRFANGGQAIARNRGLAQARGQWIAFLDADDWWTPDKLAAQKAALAANPQAALAYSWTDYVDDRAAFSHRGSYVSLEGAVLPALLQLNFLENGSNPLIRRSALAAVGWPNPADPRPIAPFDPTLVPSEDWDLWLRLAARFPLVCVPRVQVLYRMAAGSQSANVARIARSGLACLRQAIAQHPHLAIHGPIAFGNFYKYLLYKYLAPRLDAVTLRLNPPDRQGLLGWQLGWHLLGHDPAFGRSPGAVKALLGLLLIGLCSPRLRANLLDRLGSRARWVNPQSLLGYIRRPSGSN comes from the coding sequence ATGCCCAACCCAGCGATCTCAGTGATCATTCCGGCCTACAACGCAGCGGCGACCCTTTCCCAGACGATCGCCTCTGTGTTGGCCCAAACCGACCCAGATTTTGAAATTGTGGTGGTGGATGACGGGTCGATCGACCAGACCTGGGATTGCTTGCAGGCTTGGGCCGCGCGGGATGCTCGGGTGCGGCCATTCCGGTTTGCCAACGGCGGCCAGGCGATCGCCCGAAACCGAGGCTTAGCCCAAGCACGGGGCCAATGGATTGCCTTTCTCGATGCGGATGATTGGTGGACTCCGGACAAATTGGCGGCCCAGAAGGCGGCCTTGGCCGCCAATCCCCAGGCCGCCTTGGCCTATAGCTGGACGGACTACGTGGACGATCGGGCAGCGTTTTCCCACCGAGGCAGCTATGTCAGCCTGGAAGGGGCCGTGCTGCCCGCTTTGTTACAGCTCAATTTTTTAGAAAATGGCTCTAACCCGCTGATCCGCCGATCCGCCCTGGCGGCCGTGGGCTGGCCGAATCCCGCCGATCCCCGCCCGATTGCCCCCTTTGATCCCACCCTGGTTCCCTCAGAGGATTGGGATTTGTGGTTGCGGTTGGCGGCCCGGTTTCCCCTGGTTTGCGTGCCCCGGGTGCAGGTGCTCTATCGGATGGCAGCGGGATCCCAGTCGGCGAATGTGGCCCGCATTGCGCGATCGGGGTTGGCCTGTTTGCGGCAAGCCATCGCCCAGCATCCCCACCTGGCCATTCATGGGCCGATCGCCTTTGGCAATTTCTATAAATATTTGCTCTATAAATATCTGGCCCCGCGCCTGGATGCCGTGACCCTGCGACTGAACCCACCCGATCGCCAAGGGCTGCTCGGTTGGCAATTGGGTTGGCATCTCTTGGGCCATGACCCGGCCTTTGGGCGATCGCCCGGAGCAGTGAAAGCTTTGTTGGGATTACTGTTGATTGGTTTATGTTCCCCAAGGCTGCGGGCTAACCTGCTCGATCGGCTAGGATCCCGCGCCCGCTGGGTGAATCCCCAATCCCTACTGGGCTATATCCGCCGTCCTTCGGGGTCCAATTGA